A genomic window from Megalobrama amblycephala isolate DHTTF-2021 linkage group LG2, ASM1881202v1, whole genome shotgun sequence includes:
- the hdhd2 gene encoding haloacid dehalogenase-like hydrolase domain-containing protein 2, with the protein MSRRTLKAVLIDLSGTLHIEDAAVPGAQEALARLRQSPVAVKFVTNTTKECKRTLFERLRRLNFDLQEREIFTSLTAARNLLEQRAVRPLLLVEDSALEDFTGLETSDPNAVVIGLAPEHFNYQTLNKAFRLILDGAPLIAIHKARYYKRKDGLALGPGPFVTGLEYATDTKATVVGKPEKAFFLEALRDLNCLPEETVMIGDDARDDVGGAQNAGMQGILVKTGKYRPGDEGKINPPPHLTCDSFPEAVNHILEHLLGSK; encoded by the exons A TGTCTCGCCGCACACTGAAAGCAGTTCTTATCGATCTGAGCGGGACTCTTCATATCGAGGATGCTGCAGTTCCTGGAGCCCAAGAGGCTTTAGCCCG ATTAAGACAGTCTCCAGTCGCTGTAAAATTTGTGACCAACACCACAAAGGAATGTAAGAGGACCCTGTTTGAGCGATTGCGTCGGCTGAACTTTGACCTCCAAGAGCGGGAAATCTTCACATCGCTCACTGCAGCCCGTAATCTACTGGAGCAGAGAGCAGTGCGCCCCCTACTGCTGGTGGAAGATAGTGCTCTAGAGGACTTCACAG GTCTGGAGACTTCGGATCCTAACGCTGTTGTGATTGGATTAGCGCCTGAACACTTCAACTACCAGACACTCAATAAAGCCTTCCG ACTCATTTTAGATGGTGCCCCCCTCATTGCGATCCATAAAGCAAGATACTATAAAAGGAAGGATGGGTTGGCTTTGGGACCGGGTCCGTTTGTGACGGGTCTTGAGTATGCGACTGACACCAAGGCGACAGTGGTGGGTAAACCAGAGAAAGCCTTCTTTCTGGAGGCCTTAAGAGACCTGAACTGCTTACCGGAGGAGACAGTGATGATAGGAGAC GATGCCAGAGATGATGTTGGTGGGGCACAGAATGCAGGAATGCAGGGAATTTTAGTGAAAACTG GTAAATATAGACCTGGTGATGAGGGAAAAATTAACCCGCCACCTCACCTGACGTGTGACAGCTTTCCAGAGGCTGTCAATCATATACTTGAACATCTCTTAGGATCTAAATAA